In Chitinophaga sp. H8, the sequence AAGACCGGTACGTATACATTTACGACCGTTATGATACCTGGCAGGTAGATCCTGCTGGTAAAGAAACTCCAAGAATGATCACCCAGGGAGCCGGGCGGGCTAATAAAACACGGATGCGCTATGTACGCCTCGATCCGGAAGAACGTTATTTTACCCCCGGTCAGGAATTACGCTTCAATGCTTACCAGGACAGCACCAAGTATAATGGCTTTTATGCCTTAAAACTCTCAGATAAAAAAAATGCCAAAGGCCCCCGCGTAATAACAATGGGACCATACAGCTATACCGATCTGCTGAAAGCCCGCAAGGCGGAAGTGTATCTCTTTAATAAAAGTAACTACCAGCTATCTCCCGACCTGTATGCAGGCCAGCAACTGGATAAGGCAGTAAAAATCAGTAGTATCAATCCCCAGCAAAAGGATTACAACTGGGGTACGGTGGAACTCTATAAATGGACCACCTTTAGTGGCAAACCTGCAGAAGGTATTTTATACAAACCTGAAAACTTTGATAGTACCCGGAAATACCCGATGCTCATCTACTTTTATGAGAAATTATCAGATGGCTTGTATAGTTATCAGCCACCTGCCCCTACTCCATCCAGGCTCAATATTTCATTTTTTGTAAGCCGGGGATACCTGGTCTTCGCACCAGACATTTCTTATGAAAATGGCCATCCGGGCAAAAGTGCGTACGACTATATTGTAAGTGGTGCGGAAGCCCTGGCTAAAAACAGCTGGGTGGATAGCAAAAACATGGGCATCCAGGGACAAAGCTGGGGAGGATACCAGGTGGCTTACCTGATTACACAAACCAACCTGTTCAAAGCTGCCTGGGCCGGAGCCCCCGTAGCCAATATGACCAGCGCCTACGGTGGTATACGCTGGGAAAGCGGGATGAACCGGCAATTTCAATATGAACATACCCAAAGCAGAATTGGCGGCACCTTGTGGGAAAAACCGGAGCTATACATCGAAAATTCCCCGCTTTTTGCATTGCCTAAAGTAAATACTCCCCTGGCTATTATGGCCAACGATGCCGATGGGGCAGTTCCCTGGTACCAGGGTATTGAGCTGTTTACAGGCCTCCGCCGCTTAGGTAAACCCGTATGGATGCTCAACTATAATAATGAAGCACATAACCTGATGCAACGGCAAAACCGTAAGGATATCCAACGCAGAGAACAACAGTTCTTTGATCACTTCCTGAAAGATGCCCCTGCCCCTCAATGGCTCAAATCCGGGGTACCTGCCACAGAAAAAGGGATCAACTGGGGATGGGATACCGAGTAGCCGCTACCCTGAAATGAATAAGAAACAATGAATATTAATTGATTACAAAGCATAGCCCGCCCTGGCGGGTTATGCTTTTTTTTGTCAAAACCAACTTTTGGCATTGGCGATTCCCCCCTTTAACGATCTCAACACGTATAATATATCTCTCTGCTCCTGAAAGACTTTCAGCTGGTTCCTCCAACCTTGAAGCATGGTTGAAGCATAGTTAAAGCATGGTTAAAGCATAGATAGAGTATGAAGAGTGCATGAAAGGCTATAAAACAGGGTATAGTAAAATCTACTATGGTACAATATTAACACACGTAAGAATAAATTACTTAAAATTTATCATTATCCAATCATCCACTGCATTAGGCTAAAAGCTAAGGGCGAAATGTTAATAGCTTACTGTATCCACTGCATTTTTAGCTCATCGCTCGGGGCCCATTGCTCGTAGCTTTTTCAATCAACTATTAAATATTTTATTATATGATTTTATTAACATATATTTACCAAACAATCACCCTTTAGAGATCCTATGTACCGGATAATGTTACTGATTATCCGGTAACACACAAATTAATGCCTATGAACTTCCAAATTTACGCTGCCAAGAGTACGCTGCATCCCTATGTAAAGCAATATTATTACTGGGAAGATGATGCACAGGGTAACATTCCCTTACCACAACACCTGTTTGCACTGGGAGATCAGTATATCATATTTCTTCAATCTGGTGAAGCTATCTGCAAACCGGCCAATCATGCTTCCTTTAGTTTGCCACCTGTTTCTGTAATAGGACATTTTACACATCCGGGGCAGTTGCAGCTGAACGGGCCGGTAAAAATGGTGGTAGTACAGTTAAATGCATATGGCTGTCACCGCCTTACAGGTATGAGCATGCATACCTTCACCAACTATTACCGCAACCTGTGCAAACACAATAACCAGTTGTGGCAACAATTGAGTAATACCTTATTTGAAGGGACCACACCGGATGAGATAGGTAGTATACTCGATACAGCATTGGAAAATGCCTTACAACAAAAAGCCTACCCATTAAAACAGGTAGATGATATAGCGGATTATGTGCAGCAACAAAACGGGATTGTAAGTATGGAAAGCCTCAGCGGCAAATATGGTATATCCCGGCCTACCCTGGAAAGAATGTTCATGGAAATCATTGGCATTCCTCCTCAGCTGTATGCCCGTATGATGCGCTTTAAAACCGCCATGCGCTCCTTACAGCAAATGAACTTCCGGCAGTGGCAAACTTCCCACTACAATTTTGGCTATTATAACCAGACACTTTTTATAAAAGATCACGTATTATTCAATGGGAAAACACCCGCTCCTGTCGAATCCGGGAGTGCTGCTATTGCACAGATGCCTATGCCTGATATGGCCATGCAGGTAGCGGTAGCTGGTTGATAAACGGAGGTTTCTTATTACTGGTGTGCTGATTGCAGTATCCTTTCAGATAGCAAAGGAATGCAACGGCACACCAGTTTTGCAATAGTATACTTCTACATATTATTTGGTATTTTAGAGTAGTCAACATTTTACCAAATGAATATACTGGAAGTACAGCAAGGCGATTTTACAATTTCTACGGATAAACAAAAACTGGATATAACACTTATCCATCAGTTCATTTCAAATACTTACTGGGCAAAAGATCTGCCTTTAAATATTATGGAAGATGCCATCCGCGGTTCCATGTGCTTTGGTATTTACCACCAGCACAAACAGGTAGGTTTTGCCCGG encodes:
- a CDS encoding helix-turn-helix domain-containing protein; the protein is MNFQIYAAKSTLHPYVKQYYYWEDDAQGNIPLPQHLFALGDQYIIFLQSGEAICKPANHASFSLPPVSVIGHFTHPGQLQLNGPVKMVVVQLNAYGCHRLTGMSMHTFTNYYRNLCKHNNQLWQQLSNTLFEGTTPDEIGSILDTALENALQQKAYPLKQVDDIADYVQQQNGIVSMESLSGKYGISRPTLERMFMEIIGIPPQLYARMMRFKTAMRSLQQMNFRQWQTSHYNFGYYNQTLFIKDHVLFNGKTPAPVESGSAAIAQMPMPDMAMQVAVAG